In Oreochromis niloticus isolate F11D_XX linkage group LG5, O_niloticus_UMD_NMBU, whole genome shotgun sequence, a single window of DNA contains:
- the LOC100707485 gene encoding uncharacterized protein LOC100707485 isoform X6: MAESNNGSNNTTPQYQGNGAVESAVRNLVSLLLNNISTNPSGRPTESGQPEPRTLTIQQEMTRSFPGHFKSNLSRGKKRCLTSTKQLVKAGSKTTGLSFYLLSKNTSYTPLPAEELELLQAGMGRQTVSLPEDGDHAEISRLLEETFPKMEYLCGGWLLHKATGGSGRRKLTVIPPETEGYSVKTLKAVSGGGKSTFYIVPLQETLDTSPLPPDSQHFSKMPKKLCYQCNEVMPLQMLAVHINTCKGKFSPDETDDEESELCIVKSKCKVICPICTKDFPEDEITVHASLCGDSFQCMVPEENDQTTCTPTQTSVCTTDSVEDVLRCLEQQVDTTTEFKLCVDREDLPDRGILQWQRKKSASPTSVLRVVFIGEAGVDTGALRKEFLSDMISGIESRFFEGPENKGKNPKYSLTDLDNENFRTVGEIIAVSLAQGGPSPAFFKEWCYNFLCSGEVDFSCLSKEDVADVESSLLISKVEDAADIQSLMLWADEIVTCGYTNQIKMDSKESMIRQTLISL, encoded by the exons ATGGCAGAATCAAATAATGGCTCCAATAATACTACACCACAGTATCAG GGTAATGGTGCAGTTGAGTCAGCAGTAAGAAATCTGGTGTCTTTGCTGCTTAACAACATATCCACAAATCCTTCAGGGAGGCCAACAGAGAGTGGGCAGCCGGAGCCTAGAACTCTGACTATCCAGCAAGAGATGACAAG ATCATTTCCAGGACATTTCAAATCAAACTTGAGCCGTGGTAAAAAGAGATGTTTAACATCTACTAAACAGCTTGTCAAGGCAGGCAGTAAGACCACAGGCCTCAGTTTTTATTTGCTGTCAAAAAACACATCCTACACTCCTTTGCCAGCTGAGGAGCTTGAACTCCTACAAGCTGGCATGGGGAGACAAACCGTGTCTCTTCCAGAAGATGGTGACCATGCAGAG ATTTCAAGACTTCTGGAAGAAACCTTTCCAAAAATGGAATATCTTTGTGGAGGATGGCTCTTGCATAAGGCAACAG GTGGGAGTGGTCGACGAAAGCTCACTGTAATTCCACCTGAAACAGAAGGATATTCTGTCAAAACACTGAAAGCTGTGTCAGGAGGTGGCAAATCCACTTTTTACATTGTACCTCTTCAGGAAACATTAGACACATCTCCTCTACCTCCCGACTCACAGCACTTTTCAAAGATGCCAAAGAAGTTATGTTACCAGTGTAATGAAGTTATGCCTCTGCAGATGCTTGCAGTACACATCAATACGTGCAAAGGAAAATTCTCTCCTGATGAGACTGATGATGAG GAATCTGAGTTATGCATTGTGAAAAGCAAATGCAAG GTTATTTGTCCAATATGCACTAAGGACTTTCCTGAAGATGAGATCACAGTCCACGCAAGTCTGTGTGGGGATAG CTTTCAATGCATGGTGCCTGAAGAAAATGACCAAACTACATGCACACCAACTCAAACTTCAGTATGCACAACAGACAG CGTGGAAGATGTATTGCGTTGCCTTGAACAACAAGTCGACACCACAACAGAATTTAAGTTGTGTGTGGACAGAGAAGACCTTCCAGACAGAGGCATTCTCcagtggcagagaaaaaaatctgcatctcCCACCAGTGTTCTTAGGGTGGTTTTCATTGGAGAGGCAGGCGTGGATACAGGAGCACTTAGGAAAGAGTTTTTGAGTG ACATGATTTCAGGTATTGAAAGCAGATTCTTTGAAGGACCTGAGAACAAGGGCAAAAACCCCAAGTATTCTCTGACCGATCTTGATAATGAAAACTTCAG AACTGTTGGTGAAATAATTGCAGTCAGCCTCGCCCAAGGAGGCCCATCTCCTGCCTTTTTCAAAGAATGGTGCTACAATTTCCTCTGCTCAGGAGAGGTTGATTTCAGCTGTCTGTCTAAGGAGGATGTTGCAGATGTGGAATCTTCCCTGCTCATCAGCAAA GTTGAAGATGCAGCAGACATACAGTCTCTGATGTTGTGGGCTGATGAAATTGTCACCTGTGGATACACAAACCAGATAAAGATGGATAGTAAGGAAAGCATGATACG CCAGACGCTGATTTCATTATGA